The DNA segment ACCTCCTACTTGTACCCCTAAATGTTTAAAGGGGATCTGCATAATTCCACAGTTGAGAGTTCTTGCATAAGTCTCAAGGGACATCCTTTCAACCTTAATACCTGCCAATTTTTGATTTATGAAAATTGACTTTAAGACCAGAAGCCAGTTCCAACACCCTTAGGATCGCCTTGATTGTGAAGATATTGGAGTATGAGTCTTCACACAAAAATAATGTGTCATCCGCAAACTGTAACATACAACACTCAATCCCGAATCTCCCCACTTTCACCCCCCTAAGTAGATCCTCCTTTAGCGCTTTTCGCACAAGACCAGCCAAACCTTCGACTACAACAAGGAAGAGGAACGGGACCAAGGGGTCGCCTTGTCTCAATCCCCTGGTTGGTCTGAATTCCTCTGTCGGGCTACCATTAACCAGGACAGACACCATTGGTGACTCCAAACATAAATGCATGTTGAGCACGAAAGTTCAAGTCATTCTCACTCGCGAAGGAACGAAAACCAAAGTTCAGCTGTTATCACGGCGTACTTGATTAGAGGCTAGGGTGTGAGATGTGTGCACTTCATCCACAGCTAATAGCCAAGGACTTGAGGTTCAGGGCTTCTACAGTAACCTTATGTCTATGAAAACTCAAAGCTAAAGAAGAAGGTTTCTCCAGCTTGTGGACAAAGATGAGTGCAGTTTCGTTGTGCATGGCTGATTTCAAACGTGTAAAGGAAGAAAGATTGTTAGAAAgcattgaaaaagaaaagagagaggagAACATGTGTTGAGTTTGGAGTTAGAAAATGGATGAAACCATCTCTCTTTGATCTTCACCTCTCAAGAAAGTTCTTGCCTCCAAAACTTGTCAACTTTCTGATATCTTCTTCTACTGAGTGATGAGTTATCGTTGGAatgagaagagagagaaaagaagacTATCACGCCAAActatttaaaaagtataaataagtATCTATTAAATTAAGTACATTATTTGATATTGATTAACTACTTAGAAACCTAGTTAAATGAGTATTGTATGTGATACTTtttaagaaaattcaaaatttataataaaaacattattatttaCTTCTCTTAAGATTaacttaaagataaaaaaataatctcaaaatttgaaatattcaaACAAATAAAAGTTACAATGACCCCACGAGGAACGAAAatctataattttaaaaatataaaacaaagaaaacttttttataggaacaaaattaaaatacatttttatgagaaaaaaaaaattaaacttataaCAGTATTAATGTATTTGGTAGAAGAACCATTTTTTATGAAGAAAATCTTATTTCTCCATGTAATGCAAAATCTTGTAAATAATAGATTTTATATATGATTGTTAAGCTTTTCCTTGATGTATAAAGTAAAGGATTGCTTAAAAATTGAGCATTTTTTTGCAATACAATTCTCATAAACAACAGAAAACAAAAGAAGGAACAATGAAAAGATAAAGATGTGTGAGAGAACCAAATTCACATGAGAGAAGGTTACACCGACAGATTTTACACTAAGCAATTTCTATAGATCAACAATTTCCATGTAACAAACTTCATCAAGAATATTGCAGAATAGGCTACCACTTTATACACCAACATTCCAACATAGaattaagaagaaaaaactACAGGACTTTCTAATGTAAATTTATAAAAGCTTTTTTCATGGAacttctttaaattttatttttaagttatacctaaaataattttagttttactCTTTTGGAGTTCATTGTAAGTTAGACTTCTATAATAGGTAAAAATatgcaatgaaaaaaaaatgaccaACAATaggtaaaaatttattttaggacACCTTAAACTCAATTTATATACTTTAAATTAGTTGATATAAAATCTCtaataatattagtatatatattattgtccTACTCCAAACAGCCACCTAGCATCTAAccccaagaaaaaaaattaactataattCCAATCAAAGACATAACTAGTTGCAGTAAATAACATTGCCAATCAAATTTTGAACTAAATTTAGGCCCATTCAAGAAATTGTAGAACAATTAAGTCTTcaccaagaaaagaaaaatacaagagcATAGGTCTGCAACTGAATTAAATGTTCATCAAATGGAGAAAAAACAACATACTTTTGAAGAGATAGATTCCTTGCCCCTTGGTTCATGGggattttataaattcaatttcTATCTGAATAAAACCTCACACTGTTCCGAGCACTTGTGGATGGAGAGTATTTGCTTGCGTTCTTTTGGCTTCCAAGTTTGCTTCttaagattttcattctgaaaTTTCTTAAGAGAAACAATTTGCAGAGATGTTCCATTGTTCAAAAAATGTTTCAGCACCTTGTATTCAAGTACTCGACCATTGAAACTACGGATTTCCATTTGCTTGATATGTTGAACGAATCTAAGAGGAAAAATAGTTCCAAGTGGAACATCTTCACTGAAGAAGTTCTTGACCAACTGTTTATATGCAAGTGTATAAGGAACTGAAAAATGCATAGCAATTAAATTGAAATATCAAACAACAATTTATTACCTGGTCGAAAGAAAGTATTTCTAGGTTAGGACAACTTGCAAACAACTTGATGAACACCTTTATCATCCAGTTCCGAGGGAAATCGTCACAATAAAATGGGATAAACTTTATCATTTTCAAGTGTTGGAAGGTGGGCATCGGCATTTTAGAAACATATAGAGCCTtcacaaataaaaataagaattagtTAATAACAAAGTTTCAGTTCTTTGAGACAAACTAAACAAAACTAAACCAAACCTTCATAATGGTTTCTGACAAGGTTAGTAATCTCAAGTTCTGCATAGCATGAAAAAACTTGGTAGCTTTTTGAGATCGTGAATACAAGTCTTCCATATCTTCCCACTGAGACAGGTATTCAGCATTTATAACTGCCTCATGAATAGAATCAACACCTTGAATCATGTTCAATTCCAGCACATCACCACTGAGGGATAAGAACTCCAGATTTGGTGTATCCACTTTAAGTTTGTGACCTCCCTTAAGAGATAACGTCAACCTCTGGAGACTGTCAGACTTCAAATCAACATTCATCTCTGGTGTTTCCGTCACATCCCAACTAACCACCAAAAGTTTCAGGGAGGAACTCGACATGCGAAGAGTTTTCACTTCTTCATCCAATTCATAATACATCTTTACCGTTAATATAAAGTTTTCGAGCCTAGAGCATCCATCCAGAAGCCTCTGAATAGAATTCTCATCCTCAAATCTGAATGGATCAAACTCAACATATCTCAGATTGGGCAAACAAACAGTTTCTGGAATTTTCCAACCCGCAGCAAAGGTTAGACGGAAACTAGTTAGATTCTCCGACGAAAACATGTCAGATGGAATGTATATAGTAGATGCCTCAGTTCTGTTATTGCCTGCATCAAGATTGAGATCAAGCTCCTTCACCTTATAAGTAGAAAGTGCTTCAGCTGTGGAGGACAACATTGACCTAAAATCCCGTCTGAAATgtccaacaaaa comes from the Phaseolus vulgaris cultivar G19833 chromosome 8, P. vulgaris v2.0, whole genome shotgun sequence genome and includes:
- the LOC137825582 gene encoding F-box/FBD/LRR-repeat protein At5g22660-like codes for the protein MAEPSPAKIPRVTRDGREDGENHIDRLSSLPECVLLLILSFLDLKEAVTTTVLAKSWKDLFLQLPSIDLTFPADDNYCTCIRRFHLFSMFANRMLLQRNEDVPISILKIDAQHFVGHFRRDFRSMLSSTAEALSTYKVKELDLNLDAGNNRTEASTIYIPSDMFSSENLTSFRLTFAAGWKIPETVCLPNLRYVEFDPFRFEDENSIQRLLDGCSRLENFILTVKMYYELDEEVKTLRMSSSSLKLLVVSWDVTETPEMNVDLKSDSLQRLTLSLKGGHKLKVDTPNLEFLSLSGDVLELNMIQGVDSIHEAVINAEYLSQWEDMEDLYSRSQKATKFFHAMQNLRLLTLSETIMKALYVSKMPMPTFQHLKMIKFIPFYCDDFPRNWMIKVFIKLFASCPNLEILSFDQLVKNFFSEDVPLGTIFPLRFVQHIKQMEIRSFNGRVLEYKVLKHFLNNGTSLQIVSLKKFQNENLKKQTWKPKERKQILSIHKCSEQCEVLFR